Part of the Alteracholeplasma palmae J233 genome, TATAACTTATATTCTTACAAATGAAGGAAATATATACCTGTCAGTATTTATTGATCTATATACTAGAAAAATCGTTGGTTACAGCCTAAGTGACAACATGAAAGCAATCGTGGTCATAGATAGTCTTATATCGGCAACAGACAAGGAAAAGCCTAATTCAGGACTTATTGTTCATTCAGATCAGGGTAGTCAATATTTATCTTATGATTTCTTAAAAGATATTCGTGACAACAACCTAATATCAAGTCATAGTAATAAAGGAAACTCATATCTCAATTCACTGATAGAGTCATTTTTTAAAACATTCAAAAGAGAAATTTTACCAAAAGTTTAAGACTAAATCTTTAGCTAGGCTTGAAATACTCAATTACTTAGAAGCCCATTAAAACAAAAATAGGATCACTCGTCGCTAGGATACATGATGCCTTTACAATTTAAATTATTTGATTGTTGAATCCTCTTAACTATATGTCCTGTTTATGGTTGAAATTCTAAGAGCCTCTTTTTCAAAGTGTCCGTTTTAATAGTATATAAAAATAAATAGACCATATATGGTCTATATTTAAACTCATTTTCATGTTATGTGCAAAGAATCTTAATTTATCCTATTATTTTACTTAATTTAAATTTAACAACAACCGTTGTTATAAAAATAGCTACTGCTGGTACTGCATATAGTGTATATAATAAGCCCTTAACTGTTATCGGTGGAAAGCTTAAAGTTAGTAATAATATGAAGAATACAGGAACTGATAACCCTATTGCTAATAGACCAGTTAAGATCATAGCTATGTTAAGCGTTCTATTTGGATTTTTGAATTTTTCAATACAAAACTCTAGTCCAATAAGTGCAGTATAGCTTCCAAATAAAATTAATCCTGGAATTAACCAATAAAGAAATTGTTTAATTGTTTCTTCATTTATTCCAGTTTCTATTGAATGAATAAAATGTGTAAATGGAAAAGATAATATCACTAGGTAAATCATAAATACTATAAACATAACTTGATGTGTTACTTTTAATTTTTTCATAAAATGTCCCCTTTTATATTTATTATACTTATTTTTTAATATAATTCAAACATATCTATTAAAGATGCTCTTTCTAATTTATTAAAAAAAAGAAAATCAAATGATTTTCTCTTAATTAAAATTCTAAATTATTTGGCGTTCTAGGGAATGCTATTACATCTCTAATATTTTCAACACCTGTTAAATACATTAATAATCTTTCAAATCCTAAACCAAATCCTGAATGAACACATCCACCGTATCTTCTTAAGTCTAAATACCAGTCTAGATCTTTTGTTGGGACATGTAATTCTTCCATTCTTTTAACTAGTAATTCTAGGTTTTCTTCTCTTTGAGATCCACCTATTAATTCACCACTTCCTGGAACTAATAAATCCATAGCAGCAACCGTCTTATTATCTTCATTTAATTTCATATAAAAGGCTTTGATTTCTTTTGGCCAATCAGTTACGAAAACTGGTCCATTAAAGTGTTTTTCTGTTAAGAACTTCTCATGTTCAGTTGCTAAATCTTCACCATGTTTTGGCATGTTTTCAAATTTAACTTTACTGTTAATTAAAATATCAATTGCTTCTTTATGAGTGATACGTACAAAGGATGCGTCTTTAACTAAGTTAAGTCTTTCTAATAAACCTGGTTCAACAAATTTATCAAAGAATACCATTTCTTCTTTTGCTTTTGTTGTTACATAGTTAATAATAAATTTAACCATTTCTTCTGCTATGTCCATATTAACTTCTAGATTAGCAAAAGCCATTTCTGGTTCTATCATCCAAAATTCTGATGCGTGTCTTTGTGTATTTGAATTTTCTGCTCTAAAAGTTGGTCCGAATGTATAGATATTTCTAAAGGCCATCGCAAAAGCTTCACCTTCTAATTGTCCTGTAACAGTTAAGTTAGCTCTTTTTCCAAAGAAATCTTTTTTATAATCAATATTTCCATCTTCATCTTTTGGTAATTTATCTAAGTTTAAGGTTGTTACTTGGAACATTTGTCCAGCTCCTTCACCATCGTTTGCTGTTAAAAGAGGTGTATGAGCATAGACGAAGTCTTTATTTTGGAAGAATTCATGAATAGCTGCTGCTGCTAAACTTCTTACTCTAAAGACTGCACTAAATAGATTAGTTCTAAATCTTAAGTGTGCTACTTCTCTTAAAAATTCTCTTGTGTGTCTTTTAGGTTGAATTGGATAATCTTCTTCTGAATCTCCTAATAAAATAACTTTAGTTGCTTTCACTTCAAATGGTTGTTTAGCATTAGGCGTTAAAAGTAGTGTTCCTACAACTTCTACTGATGATCCTATTCTTATTTTTTGAATGTTTTTATAGTTTTCTGTTGTTTGTTCTTCATAAACAACTTGAATATTTTCAAAAAATGTTCCATCATTTAAGTTGATAAATCCGAATTCTTTTTGAGCACGATGATTTCTTACCCATCCATGTAAAACAATTTCTTTATTTTCAAAAGTATTGGTTTCTTTATAAATTTTTCTAACTGTTGTTTCCATTTTTTTCTCCTTTTATAATAAAAATAAAAGCCCTTAAGATATAAAATCCTAAGGGCGTTAAATGACGCGGTACCACCTTATTTTCTAGTTTAAAACTAGCTTTAAATTCTTTAACGCAGAAGATACGGATAGTTCTACTCGCTAGTGCTTTCTTCTATCTCTCATAAGTGTTTTTCATTTATCCTGTTTTCTAACTTTTCACCCTCTGCTAGATCTCTTTTTAAAACATAAAATAAATTACTTCTCTTAATCATTGATTTACTCTATTATATGAAAGTTATGACAAATTGTCAATATATCCTTTATTTTACAAATAAATTAGTCAATCTAAATGCTGGCATTGTTTGAAGATATACTTTTCCAGGTCCTGTTAATACTGTATTAAAGAACCCTTCACCACCTAATAAACTGTTTTTAATACCCCCAACAGATACTAACTCCATAGAAACAGTTGAGTCCATTGCTGCTACATAACCAGTGCTTACTACTAGTTTTTCTCCTGGTTCTAGTTCTTTTTCTATACATGAACCATCTATTTCTAAAAAGGCAGTTCCCTCTCCAGTAAGCTTTTGCATAATAAATCCTTCACCGCCAAAAAATCCTGTTCCAAATTTTTTTCTAAAATGAATAGATAATTCTACACTTGATTCAGCCCCTAAAAAGGCTCCTTTTTGCATAATAAATGGTTTTTCTTTTGTTATCTGGATTGGAATAATTGAGCCTGGTAAACTACTTGAAAGAGAGATACTTCCATCTTGTTTTTTAGCTGTATAATAATTTAAAAATAAACTTTCTCCACTAAACATTCTACCTAAAACTTTTGAAACTCCGCCACCTTTAGTTTCAAGTTCGATATTACTTGTCATCCATGACATACCACCAGCTTCTGTGATAATTGTTTCGCCTGGTTCTAACTCTATAGTGACAACTGGTAGTTGGCCGCCTTCTATTTTATATTTCATTTTTTTCTTCCTCTTTTTCTTCATCAAAAGACACACCATATGTCTTTTCAAATTTATCAATAATTTTATTTGTTGTTATATCCATATCTTTTACTTTATTATTTAAAGTTTCATTTACTCTTTTAACATCATTCCATCTAGTATCTAGTCGTTTAAATTCTTCTCCTAATTTTTCGATTTCTTTAATGACTTTTTCAATATGCTTACTTCTTTTTAAGTCTTTGGTTGCTATTTGTAGGGTTGTTAACATATAGATTAAGGTAGACGGTGATGTCAACCATACATTTTGTTTTTGAGCATATAAGATTAGTTCTTCAAAGTTAGCGTTTATTTCCAAGAATATTGCTTCTGAAGGAATAAACATGAGTGCATATTTACTTGTTTCTCCAACAATAATATACTTTTTTGAAATATCATCTATATGTTTTTTAACATCTATTTTAAACTGTCTGTTAGCTTGTGCTCTATCTGTTTCTAAAAGGCTCTTATCCATCATTCTCTTATAGTTTTCAAGAGGAAACTTAGAGTCTATTGGAATATCTCCTTGGTCTTCTGGCATCACTAATACAGCATCTACAATAAGTTTATTAGACAGTTTCTTTTGTTTAATAAACAACTCTTCATTATTACCAAAAACATTTTCTAGTAAATGATAAAGTTGGGTTTCTCCAAATATCCCTCTTATTTTTTTATCTGATAATAAATCATTTAATGAGATAACATCATTTGATAAAGCTTCAATCTTCTTTTGTGTTGTATTAATAACTGTTAATTGTTCAATCACTTTAGTAAAGATATCTTGAGTACTTTCAAATCCTTTGGTTAATCTTTGTTCTACTTTAGTATTAATCGAATCAATGTTTTTATCAATTGAGGTAAATAGTTTATCTTTAAAATCTACTAATTCTTTAGTGTTTTTAAGTGTAGAATCAGAAAATAGTTTATTGAGTTCTTCTTTTAATTTAAAACTTTGCGTTTGAATTTCACTTGTTGTCTTATATAAAGTTGCTTGTTGTTCCTGCTTAAAGTCATAGATTTGATCATTTCCATTCGTATTTTTGTTCTTACTTATTTTAAAAAGACTTACTATCACAAGAACAATTAAAATACCTAATAATGCTATAATGATATATTCCATTTTTTTGTCTCCTCTAAATTATTCAAAATAATATATATGTTGAACATTGTCAATCGTTTCGGTATAGAAAAACATGCGGGTATCTTTAGATAAGATCAAATCGTTAATCGATGTAATAAAGCCATCATCATTTAAAGTCAGATGGTTTTGAGTTTGAAAAAGACGACTAACTAAATCAGAACAATAATATTTAAACTTAGTATCTAAGAAAAATAAATAATTATATACTGCTTTTTTATCTACTAATTTTTGTCCTTCTTCTATGACTTCATCAATTTGTTTATCTGTAATATTGTTTACTCTTAAACCAATAAATTTTTTTCTATAGCTTGCCCCGTAATACGGATATGAAGGGTCATATGTTGATCTATAATTAGAATCAAAAAAGTAATTACTTGAATAATCTACAGTTTGAGTATAATCATGTTCTGGGTTATTACCGTCATGGGTAATCAGTTCTAATAAAGATGCATTACCAAAACCAGCGACTTCTAATAATTGGTTAGAATCAGTTACTAGTGCAGCATGCCCACCAAAATAATATGAAACAAAGCTATGGATCAATCCTTTTTCTGGAAATGGAGATTCTTGTGTTACTAAAATATCTCCTTTTTGACCCACTTTTTTCTTAGTTGAATCAGAAAAAGAAGGCTTTTCTCCTTCTGGTGTTTCACGTGGAACATAGTATATGATTGTCTGACCATTTTCTTCTGTTCTTGTCTTTTCAACCATTTGGCTTTTAAACTCTTTTATAATTTGATTTACTTTCATATTCTCATATGTTGCGATACCAAAACTATAAGATAATCCGCCAAGGGCTATATATATTAAGAACTTTAATATTTTTTTTATTTTCATATTTATATTATACCAAAATTTAAATAGTTATTGTTTCTATAGTTACCTTTATACTTTTAATTTTATTAAAAAAAATGACCCTTAAAAAGGATCATCTTCATTTATTTTTTTAATTTAATAACTAAGCGTCGGTTTTCGCCTTCGCCTCTAGATTCAGTTTCAACATCTCGCCAATCACTTAATTTTGAATGAACGACTCTTCTGTCAAATGAACTCATTGGTTCTAGAACAACTTCTTTTTTAGTTTGAATAACTCTTTTAGCTGTTTTAGTAGCTAAAATTTCTAGTTGTTTTTTTCTGTTTTCATTATAATTACCAATATCTAAAGTAACTCTAATAGGACTTTCTGTGTATGTACTTAAATATGATCTTAGAATAGTTTGTAATGAAAGTAAGGTTTTCCCTTCTTTACCAATTAAAAGTGCGTTATGTTCACTTTCAATACGGTAATAGAATTCATTGCCATTTAAAGATCTCATTTCCATTTTAGTTTCTATTTCTAATGCACTTAAAATATCATCTAGATATTTTTTTCCTTCAGTAGCTAAATCAATATCAACTTCTGCTAAATATAAGGTGCTTGCTCCTATACCTAAGATGCCTTTTTTTTCTTTTAAGACAGTTAGTTTGATTTTATCTACAGAAACTCTTAGAGCTTCAGTAGCTTTTTTATGAGCATCTGATAAAGTTTTAGCCTCAAATTCTATTTTTTTAAACATGGACTTTATCTCCCTTTTAGATTATTTCTTGTTTACGTTTTGAATACTTCTTTTCAGATCTTTTTCTGTTAAGCATTGTTTGACCAATTGCGTACATATTACCAATAATCCAGTATAATGCTAATCCATTATTTGTAGTTGATGCAAATACCATGAATACAATCATAATGATATTAACCATTTTCATTGTTTGTTCAGTTTGTTTTGCTTGAGCTGTTTGTGCTTGAGGGCTCTTTTTAGCATAACTTGGTTTTTTAGTTGAAAGTCTATTTAAGAAGAACATTGAAACCCCAACGATTGCTGCTAAGATATATGATGCAATATCTCCACCAACTGTTAAGTCAATAATTCCCATAAACTTAAATTTAGTAATGTTATCTGAGAACATTCCTCCAGAAACAACAACACGGTTAACTACTTGGTACATTGCGATAAATAAAGGCATTTGTAATAAAGGCATGAAACAGCCTAACATATTTACCTTGTATTTCTTCATGATTTTCATTGTTTCCATTTG contains:
- a CDS encoding IS3 family transposase; translation: MYQNQARQLKIENKILTEYIKKIFTSHKSRYGAKRLKVVLLNDHGLTISVKRITRLMRKAGLYAKGTNYNLKYKKHISDVKTRNLVNQVFETDKKNQVWFGDITYILTNEGNIYLSVFIDLYTRKIVGYSLSDNMKAIVVIDSLISATDKEKPNSGLIVHSDQGSQYLSYDFLKDIRDNNLISSHSNKGNSYLNSLIESFFKTFKREILPKV
- the asnS gene encoding asparagine--tRNA ligase, which translates into the protein METTVRKIYKETNTFENKEIVLHGWVRNHRAQKEFGFINLNDGTFFENIQVVYEEQTTENYKNIQKIRIGSSVEVVGTLLLTPNAKQPFEVKATKVILLGDSEEDYPIQPKRHTREFLREVAHLRFRTNLFSAVFRVRSLAAAAIHEFFQNKDFVYAHTPLLTANDGEGAGQMFQVTTLNLDKLPKDEDGNIDYKKDFFGKRANLTVTGQLEGEAFAMAFRNIYTFGPTFRAENSNTQRHASEFWMIEPEMAFANLEVNMDIAEEMVKFIINYVTTKAKEEMVFFDKFVEPGLLERLNLVKDASFVRITHKEAIDILINSKVKFENMPKHGEDLATEHEKFLTEKHFNGPVFVTDWPKEIKAFYMKLNEDNKTVAAMDLLVPGSGELIGGSQREENLELLVKRMEELHVPTKDLDWYLDLRRYGGCVHSGFGLGFERLLMYLTGVENIRDVIAFPRTPNNLEF
- a CDS encoding TIGR00266 family protein; translation: MKYKIEGGQLPVVTIELEPGETIITEAGGMSWMTSNIELETKGGGVSKVLGRMFSGESLFLNYYTAKKQDGSISLSSSLPGSIIPIQITKEKPFIMQKGAFLGAESSVELSIHFRKKFGTGFFGGEGFIMQKLTGEGTAFLEIDGSCIEKELEPGEKLVVSTGYVAAMDSTVSMELVSVGGIKNSLLGGEGFFNTVLTGPGKVYLQTMPAFRLTNLFVK
- a CDS encoding DNA recombination protein RmuC, yielding MEYIIIALLGILIVLVIVSLFKISKNKNTNGNDQIYDFKQEQQATLYKTTSEIQTQSFKLKEELNKLFSDSTLKNTKELVDFKDKLFTSIDKNIDSINTKVEQRLTKGFESTQDIFTKVIEQLTVINTTQKKIEALSNDVISLNDLLSDKKIRGIFGETQLYHLLENVFGNNEELFIKQKKLSNKLIVDAVLVMPEDQGDIPIDSKFPLENYKRMMDKSLLETDRAQANRQFKIDVKKHIDDISKKYIIVGETSKYALMFIPSEAIFLEINANFEELILYAQKQNVWLTSPSTLIYMLTTLQIATKDLKRSKHIEKVIKEIEKLGEEFKRLDTRWNDVKRVNETLNNKVKDMDITTNKIIDKFEKTYGVSFDEEKEEEKNEI
- the jag gene encoding RNA-binding cell elongation regulator Jag/EloR, whose translation is MFKKIEFEAKTLSDAHKKATEALRVSVDKIKLTVLKEKKGILGIGASTLYLAEVDIDLATEGKKYLDDILSALEIETKMEMRSLNGNEFYYRIESEHNALLIGKEGKTLLSLQTILRSYLSTYTESPIRVTLDIGNYNENRKKQLEILATKTAKRVIQTKKEVVLEPMSSFDRRVVHSKLSDWRDVETESRGEGENRRLVIKLKK